From a single Aquincola tertiaricarbonis genomic region:
- a CDS encoding GNAT family N-acetyltransferase has protein sequence MHLLMSDALRLEPLTPEHAESMLPVLADPALYEHLDYGPPPSLEHLRESFARMARGRSADGSEQWFNWVVRPLQAGQPGEPVGYVQATVIAPGVSWVAWVFGSRHWGRGLARQAAALMIEHLQSVHRIGLLLASAEPGNQRSIGLMQRLGMRPATPEEAAPLGLSPREVLYLKVLPVPVEDAPATPDPATGWRLQLADSELAAVQAQPDGRWLLTLSAAAMVSPEGVAGYARGVALQWVLPPDAAPPPALFGRIRDGRVRLRGSWHGELRLPCRDQPAERIELQLPHGEVLEVDLQAISVQLAPDWRFSESLAC, from the coding sequence ATGCACCTGTTGATGTCCGATGCGCTGCGGCTGGAGCCGCTGACCCCTGAACATGCCGAGTCCATGCTGCCGGTGCTCGCCGACCCGGCGCTCTACGAGCACCTGGACTACGGGCCACCGCCCTCGCTGGAGCACTTGCGCGAGTCTTTCGCGCGCATGGCGCGCGGCCGCTCGGCCGATGGCAGCGAGCAGTGGTTCAACTGGGTGGTGCGGCCGCTGCAGGCCGGCCAGCCGGGTGAGCCGGTGGGTTATGTGCAGGCCACGGTCATCGCCCCGGGCGTGAGCTGGGTGGCCTGGGTGTTCGGCAGCCGGCACTGGGGCCGCGGCCTGGCGCGGCAGGCCGCCGCGCTGATGATCGAGCACCTGCAGTCGGTGCATCGCATCGGCCTGCTGCTGGCTTCGGCCGAGCCGGGCAACCAGCGGTCGATCGGCCTGATGCAGAGGCTGGGCATGCGCCCGGCCACGCCGGAAGAAGCCGCGCCGCTGGGGCTGTCGCCGCGCGAAGTGCTGTACCTGAAGGTGCTGCCGGTGCCGGTGGAGGACGCACCGGCCACGCCCGACCCGGCCACCGGCTGGCGCTTGCAGCTGGCCGACAGCGAATTGGCCGCGGTGCAGGCACAGCCCGACGGCCGGTGGCTGCTGACGCTCTCGGCCGCCGCCATGGTGTCGCCCGAGGGCGTGGCCGGCTATGCGCGTGGCGTGGCGCTGCAGTGGGTGCTGCCCCCTGACGCGGCGCCCCCGCCCGCCCTCTTCGGCCGCATCCGCGATGGCCGGGTGCGCCTGCGGGGAAGCTGGCACGGGGAACTGCGTCTGCCGTGCCGCGACCAGCCGGCCGAGCGCATCGAGCTGCAGCTGCCCCACGGCGAGGTGCTGGAGGTCGACCTGCAAGCCATCAGCGTGCAGCTGGCGCCGGATTGGCGTTTCAGCGAATCACTGGCCTGTTGA
- a CDS encoding ABC transporter substrate-binding protein, whose translation MRLALAALPSLAAAFAALATVAALPAAHAADAVKVGFISTLSGPGAALGIDIRDGFNLALKHTGNQLGGRPAEVIVADDQQSPDVARQLADRMIKRDKVDFMTGIVFSNVMLAVGAPTFAAKTFYLSANAGPSQYAGEQCNPYFFSVSYQNDNQHEAVGKTVQDKGFKRVALLAPNYPAGKDALTGFKRFYKGEVVQEIYTKLGQLDYAAELAQVRAAKPDAMYIFLPGGMGINFVKQYVASGMSKDATLFGPGFSADEDVIGAVGAPMLGMFNTSQWAHDLDNAANKRFVADFQKAYGRLPTLYASQGYDAAMLMDAAVRDTKGQLGDKAAVRQALKAAKFNSVRGSFKFNANQFPIQDYYLRVVTQDAQGRITNRTLGTVFKGHTDAYAAACKMS comes from the coding sequence ATGCGCCTTGCCCTTGCCGCCCTGCCCTCGCTGGCGGCCGCCTTCGCAGCCCTTGCCACTGTGGCCGCGCTGCCTGCCGCCCATGCCGCCGATGCGGTGAAGGTGGGCTTCATCAGCACCTTGTCGGGCCCCGGCGCCGCGCTGGGCATCGACATCCGCGACGGCTTCAACCTGGCGCTCAAGCACACCGGCAACCAGCTCGGTGGCCGGCCTGCGGAAGTGATCGTGGCCGACGACCAGCAAAGCCCCGACGTGGCGCGCCAGCTGGCCGACCGGATGATCAAGCGCGACAAGGTCGACTTCATGACCGGCATCGTGTTTTCCAACGTGATGCTGGCGGTGGGTGCGCCCACCTTCGCGGCCAAGACCTTCTACCTGAGCGCCAACGCCGGCCCCTCGCAGTACGCGGGCGAGCAGTGCAACCCGTACTTCTTCAGCGTCAGCTACCAGAACGACAACCAGCACGAGGCGGTGGGCAAGACGGTGCAGGACAAGGGCTTCAAGCGCGTGGCGCTGCTGGCGCCCAACTACCCGGCGGGCAAGGACGCGCTGACCGGCTTCAAGCGCTTCTACAAGGGCGAGGTGGTGCAGGAGATCTACACCAAGCTGGGCCAGCTGGACTATGCGGCCGAACTGGCCCAGGTGCGTGCGGCCAAGCCCGATGCGATGTACATCTTCCTGCCGGGCGGCATGGGCATCAACTTTGTCAAGCAATACGTGGCTTCGGGCATGTCCAAGGACGCCACGCTGTTCGGCCCCGGCTTCTCGGCCGACGAGGACGTGATCGGCGCGGTGGGCGCGCCGATGCTGGGCATGTTCAACACCTCGCAATGGGCGCACGACCTGGACAACGCGGCCAACAAGCGCTTCGTGGCCGATTTCCAGAAGGCCTATGGGCGGCTGCCCACGCTGTATGCCTCGCAGGGCTATGACGCGGCCATGCTGATGGACGCCGCGGTGCGTGACACCAAGGGCCAGCTGGGCGACAAGGCCGCCGTGCGGCAGGCGCTGAAGGCCGCCAAATTCAACTCGGTGCGCGGCAGCTTCAAGTTCAACGCCAACCAGTTCCCGATCCAGGACTACTACCTGCGCGTGGTGACGCAGGACGCGCAGGGCCGCATCACCAACCGCACGCTGGGCACGGTGTTCAAAGGCCACACCGACGCCTACGCCGCCGCCTGCAAGATGTCGTGA
- the andAc gene encoding anthranilate 1,2-dioxygenase large subunit AndAc — protein MADTPIQERAPSERSISFPQADGSSVPYAVFSSQAVYDREQERLYRGPYWSFVALAAELPNVHDFKSTFVGDTPVVVTRTASGFACWVNRCAHRGAMVCREKHGNAASHTCVYHQWAYNCEGDLQGLPFRRGIRTDNGTLAGMTKAFKPEDHGLQKLRAVNYKGLIFATFSDEAPPIEDYLGPEMKPWVDRIFHKPTVYLGCTRQYSKSNWKLYFENVKDPYHASLLHLFHTTFNIFRVGMQARSLPDAQHGLHSLITVTKPPVEADTAAAYKQQDIRSMQEGFSLEDGYLLGQIKEFDEDCTNHIQPIFPQLVIQQIHNTLVARQLLPKGPSNFELVFHFFGYEDDTPELREMRLLQANLVGPAGYISMEDTEATELVQRGTVRDGDKVSFMGMGLDAPDETRTNITESLIRRFWAGYQKAMGY, from the coding sequence ATGGCGGACACGCCCATCCAGGAACGCGCGCCCAGCGAGCGTTCCATCTCCTTCCCGCAGGCGGACGGGTCGTCCGTGCCTTATGCGGTGTTCAGTTCACAGGCGGTGTACGACCGCGAGCAGGAGCGCCTCTACCGCGGCCCTTACTGGAGCTTCGTGGCCCTGGCCGCCGAGCTGCCCAACGTGCACGACTTCAAGAGCACCTTCGTCGGCGACACGCCGGTGGTGGTCACGCGCACGGCCAGCGGCTTTGCCTGCTGGGTGAACCGCTGCGCCCACCGCGGCGCGATGGTGTGCCGTGAAAAGCACGGCAACGCGGCCAGCCACACCTGCGTGTACCACCAGTGGGCCTACAACTGCGAAGGCGACCTGCAGGGCCTGCCGTTCCGCCGTGGCATCCGCACCGACAACGGCACGCTGGCCGGCATGACCAAGGCCTTCAAGCCCGAGGACCACGGCCTGCAGAAGCTGCGCGCGGTGAACTACAAGGGCCTGATCTTCGCCACCTTCAGCGACGAGGCGCCGCCGATCGAAGACTATCTGGGCCCGGAGATGAAGCCCTGGGTGGACCGCATCTTCCACAAGCCCACGGTGTACCTGGGCTGCACGCGGCAGTACAGCAAGAGCAACTGGAAGCTGTACTTCGAGAACGTGAAGGACCCCTACCACGCCAGCTTGCTGCACCTGTTCCACACCACCTTCAACATCTTCCGCGTGGGCATGCAGGCGCGCTCACTGCCCGATGCGCAGCACGGCCTGCACAGCCTCATCACCGTGACCAAGCCGCCGGTGGAGGCGGACACCGCGGCGGCCTACAAGCAGCAGGACATCCGCTCGATGCAGGAAGGCTTCAGCCTGGAAGACGGCTACCTGCTGGGGCAGATCAAGGAGTTCGACGAGGACTGCACCAACCACATCCAGCCGATCTTTCCGCAACTGGTGATCCAGCAGATCCACAACACGCTGGTGGCCCGCCAGCTGCTGCCCAAGGGGCCCAGCAACTTCGAGCTGGTGTTCCATTTCTTCGGCTACGAGGACGACACGCCCGAGCTGCGCGAGATGCGGCTGCTGCAGGCCAACCTGGTGGGGCCGGCCGGCTACATCAGCATGGAAGACACCGAGGCCACCGAACTGGTGCAGCGTGGCACCGTGCGTGATGGCGACAAGGTCTCGTTCATGGGCATGGGGCTGGACGCACCCGACGAGACGCGCACCAACATCACCGAAAGCCTGATCCGCCGCTTCTGGGCCGGCTACCAGAAGGCCATGGGGTACTGA
- the andAb gene encoding anthranilate 1,2-dioxygenase ferredoxin subunit AndAb, whose protein sequence is MKEPTMSQWQDVGDTAAFQEDEPRAVTVAGEPVAVVRQGDEFFAVHDICTHEVARLSEGFVEDGCIECPLHQGLFDLRTGQARKAPCVTPVRVYKTRVQGGRLEVQAP, encoded by the coding sequence CTGAAGGAGCCCACCATGAGCCAATGGCAAGACGTGGGCGACACCGCCGCCTTCCAGGAAGACGAGCCGCGCGCGGTGACGGTGGCCGGTGAACCGGTGGCCGTGGTGCGTCAGGGCGACGAGTTCTTCGCGGTGCACGACATCTGCACCCACGAGGTGGCCCGGCTGTCCGAGGGCTTCGTGGAAGACGGCTGCATCGAATGCCCGCTGCACCAGGGCCTGTTCGACCTGCGCACCGGGCAAGCCCGCAAGGCGCCGTGCGTGACGCCGGTGCGCGTGTACAAGACCCGCGTGCAGGGCGGGCGGCTGGAAGTGCAGGCGCCATGA
- a CDS encoding LysR family transcriptional regulator: protein MDLHQAMQVFVAVVDAGSLTAAGQRLEMSTTMVGNHLRALEQRLGLPLLNRTTRRQSLTPFGAQYHARCVDILGQIDAAERLAEDAQASAGGTLRITATPAFGAEALMPQLPDYLALHPAVKVDVVLTDRLVDLVDEGFDAALRLGTLDTPRLVARRLRDYGLSLCASPDYLARRGEPRQPQDLAAHDCLVFTYPAGTEWRWTEQQWRFAAPDGGEVAVPVRGPVSVNHAQALRRAALAGLGLAMLPEVMVADDVAQGRLQPLLQPYALPRRPMHLLYAPERQRSPKLQGFIAFALKAFGGGVGVGG from the coding sequence ATGGACCTTCACCAAGCCATGCAGGTGTTCGTCGCGGTGGTCGATGCCGGCAGCCTCACCGCCGCCGGCCAGCGGCTGGAGATGTCCACCACCATGGTGGGCAACCACCTGCGGGCGCTGGAACAGCGGCTGGGCCTGCCGCTGCTGAACCGCACCACGCGCCGGCAAAGCCTCACGCCCTTCGGCGCGCAGTACCACGCGCGCTGCGTCGACATACTGGGCCAGATCGACGCCGCCGAGCGCCTGGCCGAAGACGCACAGGCCAGCGCCGGCGGCACGCTGCGCATCACCGCCACGCCGGCCTTCGGGGCCGAAGCGCTGATGCCGCAGCTGCCCGACTACTTGGCGCTGCACCCGGCGGTGAAGGTGGACGTGGTGCTCACCGACCGCCTGGTGGACCTGGTGGACGAAGGCTTCGACGCCGCGCTGAGACTAGGCACGCTGGACACGCCGCGGCTGGTGGCCCGCCGGCTGCGCGACTACGGGCTGAGCCTGTGCGCCTCACCCGACTACCTGGCGCGCCGGGGTGAGCCGCGGCAGCCGCAGGACCTGGCCGCGCATGACTGCCTGGTGTTCACCTACCCCGCCGGCACCGAATGGCGCTGGACCGAGCAGCAATGGCGCTTTGCCGCGCCCGACGGCGGCGAGGTGGCGGTGCCGGTGCGCGGCCCGGTATCGGTCAACCATGCGCAGGCCCTGCGGCGCGCGGCGCTGGCCGGCCTGGGCCTGGCCATGCTGCCCGAGGTGATGGTGGCCGACGACGTCGCCCAGGGCCGGCTGCAACCGCTGCTGCAGCCCTATGCGCTGCCGCGCCGGCCGATGCACCTGCTGTACGCGCCCGAGCGCCAGCGGTCGCCGAAGCTGCAGGGGTTCATTGCGTTTGCGTTGAAGGCGTTTGGGGGTGGGGTGGGGGTGGGGGGTTGA
- a CDS encoding universal stress protein has protein sequence MAYQRILVPVDGSPTSLRGLEEAIRLARSTGGRLRLLHVVDELTFATGFETGAAFAGDVMPLMREAGQAILQQACARAEVAGVPAEPVLCDSFATRVCDAVADEAGRWQADLIVLGTHGRRGVGRLLLGSDAEQVLRLAPVPVLLVRAPASA, from the coding sequence ATGGCCTACCAACGCATCCTCGTGCCCGTGGACGGCAGCCCCACCTCGCTGCGCGGGCTGGAAGAAGCCATCCGCCTGGCCCGCAGCACCGGCGGCCGGCTGCGGCTGCTGCACGTGGTGGACGAGCTCACCTTCGCCACCGGTTTCGAGACCGGCGCCGCCTTCGCGGGCGACGTGATGCCGCTGATGCGCGAGGCCGGCCAGGCCATCCTGCAGCAGGCCTGCGCCCGGGCCGAGGTGGCGGGCGTGCCCGCCGAGCCGGTGCTGTGCGACAGCTTCGCCACCCGCGTGTGCGACGCGGTGGCCGACGAGGCCGGCCGCTGGCAGGCCGACCTCATCGTGCTGGGCACCCACGGCCGCCGCGGCGTCGGCCGTCTGCTGCTGGGCAGCGATGCCGAACAGGTGCTGCGCCTGGCCCCGGTGCCGGTGCTGCTGGTGCGTGCACCGGCCAGTGCCTAG
- a CDS encoding aspartate aminotransferase family protein gives MDTYAPSDVEFVAGRGATLWDAQGRAYLDAIAGVGVSLLGHAHPALVAAIADQAGRLLHVSNLCHSPWAQQLAERLTALSGLRRAFFCNSGAEANEAALKLARLHAQRRGVAQPLVLVMDGGFHGRTLATLSASASPAVRAGFGPHVEGFLRLPFGDLAAVAAAQAAHGDRIVALLVEPVQGEGGVHLAPPGYLRGLRTLCSQHGWLLMLDEVQTGLGRTGRWFAGQHEDVQPDVMTLAKGLAGGVPIGACLADGAAAELFTPGSHGSTFGGNPLACRAACTVLDVMAREDLVARAAQRGQALLAGLQAALAGDPRVRAVRGLGLMIGIELDRPARELALRALQRHRLLINVTHGTVIRLLPPLVLTVAEAQAIVSAVVDLVKGMDAG, from the coding sequence ATGGACACCTACGCCCCCTCCGACGTCGAGTTCGTGGCCGGCCGTGGCGCCACGCTGTGGGACGCGCAGGGCCGTGCGTACCTGGATGCGATCGCCGGCGTGGGCGTGAGCCTGCTGGGCCATGCCCACCCGGCCCTGGTGGCCGCCATCGCCGACCAGGCGGGCCGGCTCCTGCATGTCTCCAACCTGTGCCACAGCCCGTGGGCGCAGCAGCTGGCCGAGCGGCTGACTGCGCTGTCGGGCCTGCGGCGCGCGTTCTTCTGCAACTCGGGCGCGGAGGCCAACGAAGCCGCGCTCAAGCTGGCGCGGCTGCATGCGCAGCGCCGTGGTGTGGCCCAGCCGCTGGTGCTGGTGATGGACGGCGGCTTCCACGGCCGCACGCTGGCCACGCTCTCGGCCAGCGCCAGCCCCGCGGTGCGCGCCGGCTTCGGCCCGCATGTGGAAGGCTTCCTGCGGCTGCCCTTCGGCGACCTGGCGGCGGTGGCCGCGGCCCAGGCGGCCCATGGCGACCGCATCGTCGCGCTGCTGGTAGAGCCGGTGCAGGGCGAAGGCGGCGTCCACCTGGCGCCGCCCGGCTACCTGCGCGGCCTTCGCACGCTGTGCAGCCAGCATGGTTGGCTGCTGATGCTGGACGAGGTGCAGACCGGCCTGGGGCGCACCGGCCGCTGGTTCGCGGGCCAGCACGAAGACGTGCAGCCCGACGTGATGACGCTGGCCAAGGGCCTGGCCGGCGGCGTGCCCATCGGCGCCTGCCTGGCCGACGGCGCGGCGGCCGAACTGTTCACGCCCGGCAGCCATGGCAGCACCTTCGGCGGCAACCCGCTGGCCTGCCGCGCCGCCTGCACCGTGCTCGATGTGATGGCGCGCGAAGACCTGGTGGCCCGCGCCGCCCAGCGCGGCCAGGCCTTGCTGGCCGGCCTGCAGGCCGCCCTGGCCGGCGATCCGCGCGTGCGCGCGGTGCGCGGCCTGGGCCTGATGATCGGCATCGAACTCGACCGGCCCGCTCGCGAACTGGCGCTGCGTGCGCTGCAGCGCCACCGGCTGCTGATCAACGTCACCCATGGCACGGTGATCCGCCTGCTGCCGCCGTTGGTGCTGACGGTGGCCGAGGCGCAGGCCATCGTCAGCGCGGTGGTGGACTTGGTGAAGGGGATGGACGCCGGCTGA
- a CDS encoding branched-chain amino acid ABC transporter permease: MSATLLAEQALNGLQFGLMLFLLAAGLTLVFGIMDMINLAHGSLYMVGAYLTAAATQASGSFLLGLGAGIVGTALFGVALELTVLRRLYQRDHLSQVLGTFAILLMCNEAVRMLWGPQPLMLNLPAPVAGPVELWPGFSYPVYRLVIIAAGLLVALGLYLVITRTRLGMQVRAGAHHREMAMAMGANVQRLFTGVLAAGAALCALAGGLLGPLLAVQVGMGESILILAFVVVVIGGIGSVRGALVGALLVGVVDTVGRSFVPWALGGLLGPEAASGAGPALASILIYLLMAAVLFWKPQGLFPARG, from the coding sequence GTGAGCGCGACGCTGTTGGCGGAGCAGGCCCTCAACGGCCTGCAGTTCGGGCTGATGCTGTTCCTGCTGGCCGCAGGGCTGACGCTGGTGTTCGGCATCATGGACATGATCAACCTGGCCCACGGCTCGCTGTACATGGTGGGGGCCTACCTCACCGCGGCGGCCACGCAGGCCAGCGGCTCCTTCCTGCTGGGGCTGGGCGCCGGCATCGTGGGCACGGCGCTGTTTGGCGTGGCGCTGGAACTGACGGTGCTGCGGCGCCTGTACCAGCGCGACCACCTGTCGCAGGTGCTGGGCACCTTCGCCATCCTGCTGATGTGCAACGAGGCGGTGCGCATGCTGTGGGGCCCGCAGCCGCTGATGCTGAACCTGCCGGCGCCGGTGGCCGGCCCGGTGGAGCTGTGGCCGGGCTTCAGCTACCCGGTCTACCGGCTGGTGATCATCGCCGCGGGGCTGCTGGTGGCGCTGGGGCTGTACCTGGTGATCACGCGCACCCGCCTGGGCATGCAGGTGCGCGCCGGTGCCCACCACCGCGAGATGGCCATGGCCATGGGCGCCAATGTGCAGCGCCTGTTCACCGGCGTGCTGGCCGCGGGCGCGGCGCTGTGCGCGCTGGCCGGCGGCCTGCTGGGCCCGCTGCTGGCGGTGCAGGTAGGCATGGGCGAGAGCATCCTGATCCTCGCCTTCGTGGTGGTGGTGATCGGCGGCATCGGCTCGGTGCGCGGCGCGCTGGTGGGCGCGCTGCTGGTGGGCGTGGTCGATACCGTGGGCCGCAGCTTCGTGCCCTGGGCGCTGGGCGGCCTGCTGGGGCCCGAGGCGGCCTCCGGCGCCGGTCCGGCGCTGGCCTCCATCCTCATCTACCTGCTGATGGCGGCGGTGCTGTTCTGGAAACCGCAAGGGCTGTTTCCGGCCCGGGGCTAG
- a CDS encoding AraC family transcriptional regulator, with translation MFRSDERVAVHDHVARELADHSLRWRRGAPDAVMHKGRTEHLHVYMLKYGAEVEVTPHPFDDFCLVHTSLVGGLEIETDDQRLYIAEGRSAVLPARRGVRLHWQPGTAQLIVRVPHNLLREVTGMQAEQPVDIGPGHVLPREHTALWDLHTEALLGAMSLTSDTPMRAAWLTHFERSVAMFVAAQARTAQGSGQPTEAPVPVDHGTVAGGSRQAQRIDAVMHYIDSHIGAPISLEDLARAGNMSVRTLHQLCAQVHDLSPMAWVRERRLQAARRYLRLHPQATVTDTALRFGFAHAGRFASYYKARFGEMPSQTQARA, from the coding sequence TTGTTCCGGTCGGACGAGCGTGTGGCCGTGCACGACCATGTGGCGCGCGAGCTGGCCGACCACTCGCTGCGCTGGCGCCGCGGCGCCCCCGACGCGGTGATGCACAAGGGCCGCACCGAGCACCTGCATGTCTACATGCTCAAGTACGGTGCCGAGGTGGAGGTCACGCCGCACCCGTTCGACGACTTCTGCCTGGTGCATACCTCGCTGGTGGGCGGGCTGGAGATCGAGACCGACGACCAACGGCTCTACATCGCCGAAGGCCGCTCGGCGGTGCTGCCGGCGCGACGCGGCGTGCGGCTGCACTGGCAGCCGGGCACCGCGCAGCTCATCGTCCGCGTACCGCACAACCTGCTGCGAGAAGTCACCGGCATGCAGGCCGAGCAGCCGGTGGACATCGGGCCCGGGCATGTGCTGCCGCGCGAGCACACCGCGCTGTGGGACCTGCACACCGAGGCACTGCTGGGTGCGATGTCGCTGACCTCCGACACGCCGATGCGCGCGGCCTGGCTCACCCACTTCGAGCGCAGCGTGGCCATGTTCGTGGCGGCGCAGGCGCGCACCGCCCAAGGCAGCGGCCAACCCACGGAAGCCCCGGTGCCGGTGGACCACGGCACGGTGGCAGGCGGCAGCCGCCAGGCCCAGCGCATCGACGCAGTGATGCACTACATCGACAGCCACATTGGCGCGCCCATCAGCCTGGAAGACCTGGCGCGCGCCGGCAACATGAGCGTGCGCACGCTGCACCAGCTGTGCGCACAGGTGCACGACCTGTCGCCGATGGCCTGGGTGCGTGAACGCCGGCTGCAGGCCGCCCGCCGCTACCTGCGGCTGCATCCGCAAGCCACCGTGACCGACACGGCGCTGCGCTTCGGCTTTGCGCACGCGGGGCGCTTTGCCAGCTACTACAAGGCCCGCTTCGGCGAAATGCCGAGCCAGACGCAGGCGCGCGCTTAG
- a CDS encoding DUF883 family protein: MTDLSKEHAIQDRITEGLRHAVDDADALIKSGLKQGDEQVQALRDRLASRLQHSREQLQMLEEEAMLRARSAARAVDTQVHAHPYAAIGVAAAVGVLAGLLVAMARER; the protein is encoded by the coding sequence ATGACCGACCTTTCGAAAGAACACGCCATCCAGGATCGCATCACCGAGGGCCTGCGCCACGCGGTGGACGATGCCGATGCGCTGATCAAGTCGGGCCTGAAGCAGGGCGACGAACAGGTGCAGGCCCTGCGCGACCGCCTGGCCTCGCGCCTGCAGCACAGCCGCGAGCAGCTGCAGATGCTGGAAGAAGAAGCGATGCTGCGCGCCCGCAGCGCCGCCCGCGCGGTGGACACCCAGGTGCATGCCCACCCCTATGCCGCCATCGGCGTGGCCGCCGCCGTGGGCGTGCTGGCCGGCCTGCTGGTGGCCATGGCCCGCGAGCGGTGA
- the andAd gene encoding anthranilate 1,2-dioxygenase small subunit AndAd has product MDQQLILWLEINALQQRYVHLLDSGQLDQWPELFTEDAEYKIISKENDDRGLPAPIVFCRNRAMMRDRVVATRHANIYEAHTYRHAVSGLTIERIDGDVVETTSSYIVVNTGLAGDSVVYQAGCYRDTVVKVDGQWRYRRKHAVYDTSRVYTLLATPI; this is encoded by the coding sequence ATGGACCAGCAACTCATCCTGTGGCTGGAGATCAATGCCCTCCAGCAGCGTTATGTGCACCTGCTCGACAGCGGCCAGCTCGACCAGTGGCCCGAGCTGTTCACCGAAGACGCCGAGTACAAGATCATCAGCAAGGAGAACGACGACCGCGGCCTGCCGGCGCCCATCGTCTTCTGCCGCAACCGCGCGATGATGCGCGACCGCGTGGTGGCCACCCGGCACGCCAACATCTACGAGGCGCACACCTACCGCCATGCGGTCAGCGGCCTGACGATCGAGAGGATCGACGGCGACGTGGTGGAGACCACCTCCAGCTACATCGTCGTCAACACCGGCCTGGCCGGTGATTCGGTGGTGTACCAGGCCGGCTGCTACCGCGACACCGTGGTCAAGGTGGACGGGCAATGGCGCTACCGGCGCAAGCATGCGGTGTACGACACCTCGCGCGTCTACACCCTGCTGGCCACGCCCATCTGA
- a CDS encoding IS110 family transposase encodes MHPQGGVANVDRRINVGIDVAKQHFDVSLDTSMRRLGNDTAGHDEVIAMCRQADVDLVVLEASGGYERALVLALQEAGFSVVRINPRQARDFAKSMGVLAKTDQVDARVLRDFANVLAVHPDRAAYITAPQEPQRAELAALVARRRQLVDMRVAEANRLQQTTLPKAVRSIQQVLRLLDRQIEMVDKDTDDHLDRHFKQQRTLLDSVKGVGPVTVITLTAILPELGKLQRRQIAKLVGVAPLANDSGKRQGKRRTWGGRADVRAVLYMATLSAVRFNPAVKAFYARLVAAGKPKKVALVACMRKLLTVLNAMLRDQATWDAAKHLQPASEA; translated from the coding sequence ATGCATCCGCAAGGTGGGGTAGCGAACGTGGATCGTCGCATCAACGTCGGTATCGACGTGGCCAAGCAGCATTTCGATGTCAGCCTGGACACCTCGATGCGGCGCCTGGGCAACGACACCGCGGGACACGACGAGGTGATCGCGATGTGCCGGCAGGCCGACGTCGACCTGGTGGTGCTGGAGGCCAGCGGTGGCTACGAACGCGCGCTGGTGCTGGCCTTGCAGGAAGCGGGCTTCAGCGTGGTGCGGATCAACCCGCGCCAGGCGCGTGACTTCGCCAAGTCGATGGGCGTGCTGGCCAAGACCGACCAGGTCGACGCCCGCGTGCTGCGCGACTTCGCCAACGTGCTGGCCGTGCATCCGGACCGTGCCGCCTACATCACCGCCCCGCAGGAGCCGCAGCGCGCCGAGCTGGCGGCGCTGGTGGCGCGCCGCAGGCAGCTGGTGGACATGCGCGTGGCCGAGGCCAACCGGCTGCAGCAGACGACCTTGCCCAAGGCCGTACGCAGCATCCAACAGGTGCTGCGCCTGCTGGACCGCCAGATCGAGATGGTGGACAAGGACACCGACGACCACCTGGACCGCCATTTCAAGCAGCAGCGCACCTTGCTCGACAGCGTCAAGGGCGTGGGGCCGGTGACGGTCATCACCCTGACGGCGATCCTGCCGGAGCTGGGCAAGCTGCAACGCCGCCAGATCGCCAAGCTGGTGGGGGTGGCGCCGCTGGCCAATGACTCCGGCAAGCGCCAGGGCAAGCGACGCACATGGGGCGGGCGCGCCGATGTGCGCGCGGTGCTGTACATGGCCACGCTGTCGGCGGTCAGGTTCAACCCGGCCGTCAAGGCCTTCTACGCGCGCTTGGTGGCCGCCGGTAAGCCCAAGAAGGTGGCGCTGGTGGCCTGCATGCGCAAGCTGCTGACCGTGCTCAACGCCATGCTGCGAGACCAGGCCACCTGGGACGCCGCCAAGCACCTGCAGCCCGCGTCAGAGGCTTGA